GAAGAATATCAAATGTATATAAGAACCGTTTTTTGGGAAAAAGTCTTAAAAActagcataataataaaaatgacaaaaaactaTTGCAATTTATCTttcaattacttattaaataatatataattacaatgGATTTCTGtcattattcatacaaataatatttgcgtgaaagaattatataaaaaaaatgttatccatgttatatcaaaatcaaaatataacatgaatcaagtataaataaaaaacataaatattaaaaattcttatttattattttgcgtAGTTTTCAGCACTGACAATATtcctttttaaaatagtttaaggTTTTAAAACCATAGATGTAATCAGACTTACaacattcatataaatatttaactttatatacTTTCACGCAAATCtatgtgtttatttaaacacaACATATGGATATATCTCAATCATTCTTAAAATTCATATATAAAAGATCTTTAATTTGCAAAAACTTCTTTCAAAAATTTATTCAGagcacatatttttaaaattaaatacaatttttattgtgaacattgaaaatgaacatacatttttcatccctgttatatccgaaggtgtaggcagagctTTATgtaatacatccacgtttcgccattaacaatgttagtcccatgtaatagagggcgaggctattgccatataccaggcacgttaccaaactccgggctactattcaGAATATTCCAATAGATATTAGACTCGTGGAATACAACAACCTTATTTttgacccattactgtcccactgctgggcaagggtctcctcccgtaatgagggaggggttaggccttgagtccaccacgctggtcaagtgcgggttagacattgcataccttcaataaatgttgattaattaaattataatatttaataaaaaggtgttattttatgcttgtatgtatgtatgtattatattttcaatattcacaataaaaacaataacagtcACTTACCATTTGCATTCTCACGAAGCGATGAGACGATACAAAACACagtcgggaatcgaacccacatgTTCTAGAAGACACCCGATGCGATGACTGCAGTCAGAAGTTAGaagaaatctttatttttatttatgtgtataaaaatctaaccttgtcaagtatatttttagtgtgtatcaataatttagttaaggtctttaattataataaaaaatactgcaaaatgatttattaaattaataatttaaaagaaaaccttGCATTAAAAAGCTTTAGTTTtcctaaaatttaaaatgttttataacctAAAGAAACTTTTATACGAAAATCTATGAAAGTCCTATCCTTTGCAAAAACAATATCTCTATTTAAAGTCTTTACTAACTCCTAAAACCTGAAAAACTCCTGAAAAGGACACACACAGAAAGATACACAAATAACATACACACAAtcaataatcatattattattctacattttcaaaagctCTGTAAAATCGCTTtactgaaaatagaaaaaaaactaaacaaaatagtCCAACTTAGTTCTAGAGAACTATAACAGATGGCGCTGTTATCAAAACTTTAATACGTGGGTAgtcggttttttttttatttgagtaattttgtttagttttcattCTATTTGTAGTAAAGCGAATATAAAAAAGAGATATATCCATATGTTTCCTTATAGATAAGTATGTTCATGCTATTTTCAAGTTTGTTGATAGATTAAGTactgaaaaattgtattttcaaGTGCTATGTGTAGTGGAgttgataattttaatgataattcaaaatattttggtcaGTTATACACTTATGATCATCAAAGCTCAGTTATAGACACTTatgattgttaaaattaatctaAGTAGTGGCTTTACCGCCATTTCAGAAGGTAGAACCAATGATAAGAGCTAACAAACTCTAGGCTTACTTTTCAAAACCGCTTTTTTCATAGATTTATCATATAGTTAAAAGTGTAAGGTTCCATTTACTTTATAACATAGAGATAATAAGAACAGGTAAAGACTCTAAAGACTATaggtagataaataaaaatatatatatgcgACTGAAGCTGTGGAATAAAACATAGTGAGTTTCTATATTGTTCCTACCCAAATGTTGTGTAGTGTAGTATTTCAGTACAAAATCTATCAGCTGAAATGTTAGAAAGCAGAGTTGTCGTAGATTCTTctttattacaaagaaaattgtTCATATACCATTCATAACTCAATTAATAAATCGAAAAAtctcgaaaaatattcttttataccaaaacaaattatttgtttctaGAACATCAAACTAGTTGTTAAATGGTGGTCATTACTTAGcgaaaatgtgtttatttatccTTTTAACAAGTCAAAATAATAGGAAAGAACAGACTGATTCAGGGATTATAGCATAGAAAAGCACTTAAAactcaatttttaatttttaccgAGATTTTTCCACAAAAGAAATAGAtgtcttatctatactaatgttataaagctgaagagtttgtttgtttgtttgaacgcgctagtctcaggaactactggttagaattgaaaaaatattttcgttttgaATAGACCATCTATCGAGGAAGACTTTAGGCTAGTAAGtgataaaaatgtacaataaccttctcaattttgtatgaattgttTAAATCTTCAACAACTCAACTTTCTAAcacataaaaattcaaaatcgATGCCTACCTTTTTTCTTCTTCTCCGTCTTAGGTACCACTTTGCTAGCGGTCGCTTTAACAGGCTCTTTTTTCactattttagcttttttaGCGGGTGCTGTCTTAGTTTTAGTGGCAGATTTACGTTTCTCTGCTGCTTTATTGTTGTCGAGCAAGTCTAGAATGTCTACCGTTTCTTTTTTAGGGATTTTACTTGCTAATTTTGTTAGGGGCTGGTCGTCcactgaaagaaaataattgagttattttatttgtttatttaaacttaatatacgaCACTGTGTAAAGGCTGACTTAATACTAGGCGCATTTTCTGCCATTCTAGGGGATGCAGAGATAATTATCAAGGTGTTTAAAAACGGAAGAAAAGTGAGTTAAGAACGGGTGTacgagtaaataataatagaaataggcaatttaagtgaaaataaatatacgtattttGTTATTGCACTTGTTTTCGTTTGAATTCAAATGGCTTCCGAGTTTTCCACATTTCATGAAAAGTTTAATAGTTTCATCAGCCAACTTAAGATTAGTAACTTGAAATACAGTGCAATAAACTCATCGCCTATTCCATGGGACTGACATGATAGCACATTATTTTATGCCCTAATCACCCAAATACCACCAAAtgcaaagtattattttatgttactaaAAACTTactgtcatcatcatcatcatcaaaatcTCTATCGTCaaactcatcatcatcacttGTTTCCAATTTGATCCTCTCCAGCTTCACGTCTGTTTCCAACGGTACAACGGGTACTGtgaacaaagaaatattatattaacttaaatTACCAATTTTAAAGTCTGTCTGTCCATGAGGACTTTTATTTCTATACAGCTGAACtcatattaatgaaatttaatcCTTTCCTAAAAAAAGTACTCAAAAGTGACATAAACCCAATAGAGGTTGAAATTATTGTTCAGGTTCCAAACTCTACACCTCTGAGCAGTATCTTCCTTTACACTacagtattatatttatatatacttcATATGCAGCTgtacatacacatatacattggcctgaatacatctattgcagatgattaagaaggtgtcaggtagaattagtgcactttcatTTGAGGCTGaaaaggcctatgcgggagtggCAACTGCGACCACATTTACGACAGATAAAAGTGCCAGAGGAAGATGAGGTGTTTGtggtatgtatgtacgtatgcaGCTATATAATGAAGGATTTTAAGgtaaaagcattttttcacaTACGTGAGGTTGTAAGTgatgttctctggtctctgcctacccctatggtatgtatgtatgtgtgttctATAAGGTTCTATAATCACACAAACTATTTGCAAAGTGACTACACTGACTACCAATTGATTTTAGAATGTTATATCAAAATAGTGCATACCTTCAAGATCGTTTATCCTTGAGGAACAAGGGTCTAAGTGCTGCATAAACGTCTTCTCGCACTCCAGGACTTGCCGCCGGAAGTCGCACGCGTCTCTCAGCCGAGATATACATGGTTCGCAGATCAAACGACTGTTGCTGTTTGGACCACCCGATTGTGAGTAGGCAATCTGTTGAGATAGTTATGAATTAATACTTAGcttatgaaaattatatcatCATTGGCCAggtatgtatatatgttacaCTAGCTGAACAAgtgttgttttgccatataaataaattaaagaataatatcACTTAgtggtatgaaaaatagatgatggccgattctcagacctactcaatatgatctcaaaatttcatgagaatcggtcaagccgtttcggaggagaacAGTAGCTAATaatgtgacatggaaattttatatataagataacctctcgagcgccccacgtcaaaattcaaatataccgttaagcgtccaggccaaaaatggcgcgcgaaattgaattggcgcttggcgtttaagcgccgattccgtcatattttgatactaacaccctagtcataccttatatatttgaaatctacataaaatttgctatatatgaaaaaaataaaccacaaataatatttgatagtggtggtacaatagtcggtttaatctgaatattgtgtgctttaggcatgtgtttgaagaaagtctaaaaaatatttttacgcataaaaaataatatgacggaaggtcttatcgtgtagttaatgaataatgacattaaaatccaactgtaaaatatactcaaatctttaaaattagttaaaaaaagtatttacaatattggtcataaaggaacatgtcgttgggtcagatgttgtttaaggtgctctctggcctatatcaaccacttattcaagtgtgtgcattagatcgtcgtctcgtttcatcagcttcaatgtcaaatatgtttgaaagggataaacatagttttagcatttaatttctacgtttttttaatgtaagatcgttttgccgtaccacggtggcgggacgcttgacgggggtagcacattcaaccgtgacacggtggccgggcgcttgagaggataaattaattaaaattactatgagagagaaagtattaaataatgtatgtctttcataatatcaaaatgtaattaaatgctACTTCTTGGACAGAGCAGACAAACCTATGTGATATATTAGagatgattatgattatgaaaGATAttgctaaaatttatttttaacaggaATCAAGAGTCTAGATAGATGCCTATGTATGAAAACAATGGTCTAGGAATCTAAggcattcaataaaatattattagtattatgttTAATTAGATTCCTTTCCTTATTATAGGGTTTAGAAAGCCTGTTTTGTTTATGAAACACAGATTATATCCTGGCTAACTGGCATAAACACCTAAAAACTGCTTTCAGTTAAAGACttttctcaaaatataaaaaatatatacaactgTAGCTATACCAAAGGTCTAAGACGCCAAGTTACGGCGGCTATACTCACCGAAGCCCTATCGATTTTTAAACccaaccaaaacaaaacaatctcCACCAAGGACTCGGAAAAAGAAACGCAACACTTTTCAATTTGGGCGGATTATACGAAAACTTGTTTCGAGCCGAAGAAAATGGCTGCCGTGGCGTCTTACCAAACTTAGTCCATAATTACTCAAATATAATACTTACAGTTACGTTGAATGTGTCCGACAGCATTTCAGAATACACTTCACGCTTTCCCATCCAAAAATATTCCGTCGAGATGTCCTTATAGCAACCCTCGGTTAAACAACAACGACAAACAGTCGGCCCGGGTCGCCATTCCGAACTTTTCGTATCCATTTTCACTCTAAACTATTGTATTTTCACAGAAAATATACTTatcataataacaattaattactaacttaaattattaggcgaaaatttgataaaactatttattttcttgctACAAACGCTAGGCGACGCCATTCGAGCGCGGCGATGATACGCTAGTGTTGGGCAACTTCATGCATCTTGAGTAAGAGACAGGCATGCGCACTTGGTtgctaacattattttaatcgATTTTTCATTTGTATTGATATAACTTGATTGGTACTTTGCTAAGCTAAGGACTTATAAACTAAGAAAAATGTCTTTGTTTTTACATGTAACACGCTTTACTCGCTAAATAATTAATGCTTTATATAATTATACGGTTTATATATGCTCCCAAGATAAATGgtataggtaattttatttgcttcgttctctttgtttacatttattgcCCCAAAAAAGTAAAgtgtatttatgcaaaataaaaacaaggataggtaaatacacaaataaacatttccTATTATGTTTCTTCTAATCGAACTATCGAATCTAACTAAATCATCTTCTTCttggtaaaaaaaaacgatcAAGGTGTTTAAAACAGTTTCAATAATTAGTTCGaagcaagaaaaatatataaccatCATTAATTTCGATTATAGAGCCatttgcattaaattttttaaatatatttttctaatttaaataccACTGTCGCCATCTATTATCGAGTAGCATGTACTGCCTGATATTCGCGTTTAGTTACTGCATCATAACATGAATGTGACAAAAAAGTCGATACTCCTATATCTGACAAATGGCTGTCATTGTcaaatttatttctatgttGTTGTCgagataatattgtaaatatttgtatttattttgattaaaaatggCTACAATTAGCCGCAAAGGTCCTATAGTGGACCCAGGGCTGTGTAGATGTTGTGGTGCGATAAAAAAATGTCGGATATTGACTGTGGAATACGATTATTTGGGGCAAAAAGAAGTGTATTCGGAGATGTTTGTGGACAGTTTTGGGCTTGttgtaagttatttattttaattataatataataataataaataataaagtgtttaCCGCTCTTGGTGTCGTGTAGCCCATATTTACGTCAATATCCTGAGGTAGGAGTAGTCTAGTTAATTTAGATGCAAAAATAGGGGTACCCTAGCACAAATTCCCAGGAAgctaaatatttgtatagatgcTAGGGACACCATTGTTTTGAAATTGTGAAAAGTCCCCATCCATCCCATGTCTGCCCTAAAAAAATTATTCACAATGCATGGTtgcataaatgttttattttttaatttttcaacaatacggtgagttttattataaatcctTTTCTCGTGACACCAACCTGTTTTGAGaagaaacatttcaaaattttattctgTCAAAAATTGTTGTGCATTTCGCAGCAGCAGTAAACTTTAGTATATGGACTGTTGAATTGGGGGGCGTTTTAGGGGGAGGGGACGGTAGCcttctttgtgtgatgagcacgagtatttgttctgagcctgggtgttaatgtatctatataagtatgtatttagaagaatataagtatgtttatcagttatttggttaccatagtacaagctctgcttagtttggaatcaaatgactgtgtgtgagttgtccaatcatatttatttattgactactagctgacccagaaaacattgttttgccataaaaaaaaatgtcacttaggggcatgaaaaatagatgttggcccattctcagacctactcaatatgctcacaaagtttcatgagaatcaagccgtttcggaggagtatggtaacgaaaactgtgacgcgagaattttatatattagattaatcAAATGATacctgtaaaatatatttgcacaCAAGTCATTCTTCTTTTCTTATACACAAACAATTGCCGGAATTATCAATTTCTTCTCAGCTTTCCCAACTGGATGGAGAAGAGACAGACCGTCTGATTTGCGCGACATGTGTCGTAAGACTCCGCGACGCTAAAGCTTTCAAACAACAAGTACTACAGTGTGAAGAAAGACTGCTGACTGCTACAGTACATGTGCATGGAGGTAAATAAGaacacattactgtcccactgttatACGGATCTCAATCTTATcacttcaataacattttataaatatactagctgacccgcgcaagtttgcttgcgtcacataagagataatggtgaaatttttccccgtttttgtaacattttttactcgcactctgctcctattggtcatagcgtgatgatatatagcctataaccttcctcgataaatcggctatctaacactgaaataattttttaaatcggatcagtagttcctgagattagcgcgttcaaacaaacaattcgGCCGTAAAAAATTCTTATACTGTGAAAAGAATTACTAATGTTGATAATCTATCTaatgataaagaaataatatttgctaCCGTTacgtgtaaaaaaattaaattgtttgtttgtgtggtTTATTTGCCGCCAAGTTACAGTGATCAACAATATCTAGATGTGTTATCATGCATGGAAAATGCTATTTCTGACTACAGTGAATACTCATGCTTAATAGTTGGTGATTTCAACTTGAAGTCGTGCAGTAAGAATGTTACAActcaatttaatagttttttagaattttgtaagTTGCGACAGTGTAATCATGTGTGCAATAAGTATGGAGGCATCCTGGATTTTGTACTAACTACTCTTAATTCAAGCAATATTGATGTTAATTCTGAAACTGAGCCTTTAGTACCTATTGACGCCTATCATCCTGCTTTAGAGATATTTCTCAAATTACCTATAAACGTAATGAACAATAGCTCTATATCTCCAGGTCACCAATTAGCTACGGAATGGAACTTTCGTAAAGCAGATCTTATTGGACTTTACACTGATCTTGCAGGCATAGACTGGACAGAGCTAACGGATCAGCAGAATTTGGAATTGAATGTAGctgtagatatattttataataagctcAACGATGCTATCAGCATGCGGGTGCCCCTAAAATCAATaaaccatttaaataaatatatatatccaCATTGGTACACTAAAGAGATAATTcattatataaagttaaaatattttaatttgaaaaaatataaatgtttgggTTTACAATTCaacaaagaattatttaaatactacagAACTAAAGTGAAGCATCTTATACATACCTCCTATCAAAGTTATATGCATAATGttgagaataatataattaataactcaTCTACTTTTTGGCAATTTGTTAAAGATAAACGGTCCGATAGGAATCAGCTTAAGGAATTTGTATACAATGATAAGATAGTAGAAGGCCAAGACGCCGTTGATACATTCGCACATCATTTTGCTTCCGTTTTCCATAAGGAAACCCCATTATTAGATCCAAAGATAGCTGAGCGTAACAGTAGAGACATTGGTTtttcaacacaaataaatatcgaCCAGATAGGTATAGATGAAATAAGAAAAGCTGTACGTCGCTTAAGAACATCTGCTGCCTATGGACCTGATAATATACCCGCTTTTATAGTTAAAGACTGCCTTTCTGCACTAGAGGAACCacttctttacatatttaatcTCTCTCTCCACAATAGTTGCTATCCTAGTCGATGGAAAGTTTCAAGAGTAATACCAATACCCAAGACCGGAACATCGGCTGAGATTTCGAATTTTAGACCCATTGCAGTCCTTTCCGTGTTTGGTAAACTTTTCGAATCTGttgttaatgataatatatttaaacaggTCAGTACTCGCCTAGATAACTCACAGCATGGATTTAGACCCGCACGTTCTACCTTAACTAACCTTactaattttgttgattttataaataccaGAATGACCGCCGGATGTCAGATCGACGCtgcatattttgattttaaaaaagcatttgaTTTAGTTGATAATGATGTCCTTCTCACAAAATTTAGCTCGATTGGATTTAGTTTCCAATTGCTTACGTTTATGGCTGACTATCTCAGAGATAGGAAGCAGTATGTAAAGTTGGGCAATTTTGTATCGCAGGAGTACTACACTCGATCGGGGGTTAGTCAGGGCAGTACCCTGGGACCAACGCAATTCTTGATAATGATAAATGATCTGCCCAAATGTGTTACAAGATCAGAATGCCTGATGTTCGCTGACGATCTAAAGTTGTACACAGCCGTCTGCGACACCAGTGATTGTCGAAACTTACAGGATGATATTGACGCTATCGCCGAGTGGGGTTTGGCGAACAAATTATCATTCAACATTTCTAAATGTAAGACAATAACTTTTACTCGTTCCCGTACTCCCATAAAAGTCACTTACGAACTGGCCGGTGAACCGCTCGAACGCGTCACTACAATACGAGACTTAGGACTGACTCTCGATTCTAAACTTAACTTCCATGAACACGTAAAGAAAATCTGTAAAGAGGCGAATAAGTCGTTAGGTTTTATAATGAGAACTTCATctcaatttcaaaatgttcacGCAATAAAACTACTCTACAATGCATACGTACGCAGTAAACTAGAGTATAACGCAATAGTATGGAATCCACATGAAAAATTGTATAGTGTCATGATAGAAAAAATCCAGCGTAAATTTGCCCGCTATGTTTATAAACGTGTGCATGGATATTACCCATATTTGTATCCCTCGATGTTCGTTTCAGGAATGGTTGGCATGGAAACTCTAGAGCTTAGGCGTAAATTTGCTCATATGATGCATTATTTCTTGTTGTTAAATAACAAGATAGACAATCCATCGGTACGTGAGTCAATTCACTTTAATGTGCCCGATCAGTACATGCGAGGTGTAGGAAGACGCCAGCATCGTCTATTCGCCTGTCCGCCATCATGGCGCTCGGCACATGCCACCAACAGTCCTACAGGGATGGCTATAACTCTATTAAATGCATTCCTACAAACCAATCCAAATGCAGACATATTTGCTGACAGCAATACGAGAATGATCTCAagtatatctatatatttaaataataatattatataagttgtgataatatattttaagtctgATTTATGGTGTGTGTATTGTTTATaaggtattgttatttttgatttgttattgtttgtgctacttagtattgtatattataaaatgttgtatgtaacTTAGAATAACATATAAGCGCTTTGGTGAACACTGTAAGCTTgtactgtttaataaataaataaataaataaataaataaataaatatatagtgggaacgcgcccttaggcgagggtctcctctcgaaatctatgtaataaatatgaattgctgttcgttagtctcgctaaaactcgtgaagggctggaccgatttggctaattttggtcttgaattatttgtggaagatcagagaaggtgtaaagggtgaataaatttgaaaatgcgcggtattaaataaaaacaagaaagcgtgcgtggagctgcgcgggtcagctagttagtttaTGAGATTACCACGCTGTCAATTGGTCAAGTGCaagttggagactttgcatccCTTCAGGAAATTTCAACTCACAAAGTCTCCCTTCACTTCCGACGAAATGGTATTGGTGTAGCAACATTAACCACTGTGCCGTATAtaaattcaacatatttttctctgtGTTGTAAATG
The DNA window shown above is from Anticarsia gemmatalis isolate Benzon Research Colony breed Stoneville strain chromosome 29, ilAntGemm2 primary, whole genome shotgun sequence and carries:
- the LOC142985076 gene encoding uncharacterized protein LOC142985076 isoform X22, encoding MDTKSSEWRPGPTVCRCCLTEGCYKDISTEYFWMGKREVYSEMLSDTFNVTIAYSQSGGPNSNSRLICEPCISRLRDACDFRRQVLECEKTFMQHLDPCSSRINDLEVPVVPLETDVKLERIKLETSDDDEFDDRDFDDDDDDMDDQPLTKLASKIPKKETVDILDLLDNNKAAEKRKSATKTKTAPAKKAKIVKKEPVKATASKVVPKTEKKKKDSDEPYILAKRNAQIVLQYSTVYPFMVKTQALVCVYCAEGNGTSCIGEKERRDSAEILYSLSIQIEGEGFAMRLLL
- the LOC142985076 gene encoding uncharacterized protein LOC142985076 isoform X21, with translation MDTKSSEWRPGPTVCRCCLTEGCYKDISTEYFWMGKREVYSEMLSDTFNVTIAYSQSGGPNSNSRLICEPCISRLRDACDFRRQVLECEKTFMQHLDPCSSRINDLEVPVVPLETDVKLERIKLETSDDDEFDDRDFDDDDDDMDDQPLTKLASKIPKKETVDILDLLDNNKAAEKRKSATKTKTAPAKKAKIVKKEPVKATASKVVPKTEKKKKDLNDLNNVAKRNAEFIVKYSTVFPFKLPEDNMNEIRCSPRKGMRRQLYNIPLFTPLDCLRVPWYACTAAKVLTKALYSELIWTKTITTLTYVSLTPIYTKVS
- the LOC142985076 gene encoding uncharacterized protein LOC142985076 isoform X24; the protein is MDTKSSEWRPGPTVCRCCLTEGCYKDISTEYFWMGKREVYSEMLSDTFNVTIAYSQSGGPNSNSRLICEPCISRLRDACDFRRQVLECEKTFMQHLDPCSSRINDLEVPVVPLETDVKLERIKLETSDDDEFDDRDFDDDDDDMDDQPLTKLASKIPKKETVDILDLLDNNKAAEKRKSATKTKTAPAKKAKIVKKEPVKATASKVVPKTEKKKKEKTVVAARRNARTVIQYTTAYPFKLPDTSMVTKSDVRREKECADNYTIYHCLPL
- the LOC142985076 gene encoding uncharacterized protein LOC142985076 isoform X23; its protein translation is MDTKSSEWRPGPTVCRCCLTEGCYKDISTEYFWMGKREVYSEMLSDTFNVTIAYSQSGGPNSNSRLICEPCISRLRDACDFRRQVLECEKTFMQHLDPCSSRINDLEVPVVPLETDVKLERIKLETSDDDEFDDRDFDDDDDDMDDQPLTKLASKIPKKETVDILDLLDNNKAAEKRKSATKTKTAPAKKAKIVKKEPVKATASKVVPKTEKKKKGTTKDIGQNESKPKQRLFERSVVQNPQRQNAVLIIKHSTAYPFKTRFNRIAQVQIQPVKSL
- the LOC142985076 gene encoding uncharacterized protein LOC142985076 isoform X25, whose product is MDTKSSEWRPGPTVCRCCLTEGCYKDISTEYFWMGKREVYSEMLSDTFNVTIAYSQSGGPNSNSRLICEPCISRLRDACDFRRQVLECEKTFMQHLDPCSSRINDLEVPVVPLETDVKLERIKLETSDDDEFDDRDFDDDDDDMDDQPLTKLASKIPKKETVDILDLLDNNKAAEKRKSATKTKTAPAKKAKIVKKEPVKATASKVVPKTEKKKKDSDEPYILAKRNAQIVLQYSTVYPFMVKTQALVCVYCAEGPRCKFNQ